The Micromonospora sp. WMMD961 genome has a segment encoding these proteins:
- a CDS encoding sugar ABC transporter permease, protein MRHGVARFVTGFLALPLALYLFYVVWPFVQAAGYSLTDWGGYSDTQNFVGLDNYVRLLSDELIRKAFWHNVFFLITVPLFTIALALFLAFLLNVGGREDRAGIRGVFGSGIYKIIFFFPQVLSLVVIAVMWQQIYRSDGQGLINGLLIKIGLVDADNPIAFTADPEPFLGVPAVLWWLLLIAVWSGAGFYMVLFSAAMQSIPKDIYEAALLDGASRFHTFFKITLPLLRDTVSVAWVYLGFIALDMYALVFVMTPSAGGPNHASEIFASVLNFTAFQKGQFGYACAMGVALAIFTILLAAAQLRITRRDRIEY, encoded by the coding sequence ATGCGGCACGGTGTTGCGCGTTTCGTCACGGGTTTCCTGGCCTTGCCGCTTGCGCTGTACCTCTTCTACGTGGTGTGGCCCTTCGTGCAGGCGGCGGGATACTCGTTGACCGACTGGGGTGGTTACTCGGACACCCAGAACTTCGTCGGTCTGGACAACTACGTCCGGCTGCTGTCGGATGAGTTGATCAGGAAGGCCTTCTGGCACAACGTCTTCTTCCTGATCACCGTGCCGCTGTTCACCATCGCGCTGGCCCTGTTCCTCGCGTTCCTGCTCAACGTGGGCGGACGCGAGGACAGGGCCGGCATCCGCGGGGTGTTCGGCTCCGGGATCTACAAGATTATTTTCTTCTTCCCGCAGGTGCTGTCGCTGGTGGTCATCGCCGTCATGTGGCAGCAGATCTACCGCAGCGACGGCCAGGGCCTGATCAACGGCCTGTTGATCAAGATTGGTCTGGTCGACGCGGACAACCCGATCGCCTTCACCGCCGACCCGGAGCCCTTCCTCGGCGTGCCGGCGGTGCTCTGGTGGCTGTTGCTGATCGCGGTCTGGAGCGGGGCCGGCTTCTACATGGTGCTCTTCTCGGCGGCGATGCAGTCTATCCCGAAGGACATCTACGAGGCGGCCCTCCTGGACGGGGCCAGCCGGTTCCACACCTTCTTCAAGATCACGCTGCCCCTGCTGCGTGACACCGTCTCGGTGGCCTGGGTCTACCTGGGCTTCATCGCACTGGACATGTACGCCTTGGTCTTCGTCATGACGCCCAGCGCGGGTGGCCCGAACCACGCCAGTGAGATCTTCGCGTCGGTGCTCAACTTCACCGCGTTCCAGAAGGGCCAGTTCGGTTACGCCTGCGCGATGGGTGTCGCCCTGGCGATCTTCACGATCCTGCTCGCCGCGGCGCAGCTCAGGATCACCCGTCGCGACCGTATCGAGTACTGA
- a CDS encoding helix-turn-helix domain-containing protein: MVERVTVVAFAGMQSLDVTGPWEVLAGANRYRAARGERPAYDLRLAGAEVEVVSESGLVMMATALGEPVRAGTLVVPGGRAAAAMDGHTDLVDWLRECRPTRLLSVCSGAFLCARAGLLSGRRVATHWSVSKDLGRRFSDLTVDHDALYVHDGPVWTSGGVTAGIDLALAVVAADHGPRVAQEIARWLVMFLHRPGQQAQFSGPVWLERATEKRVAAVQRAIEADPTATHRVDDLAAQFAMSPRHFQRLFARETGLTVGRYRTELRLETAKRLLVQSDLALDVVATRSGFGSAESLRRVFSERLGTTPGAFRARFSML, encoded by the coding sequence ATGGTTGAGCGCGTCACCGTCGTCGCCTTTGCGGGCATGCAATCCCTCGACGTCACCGGGCCGTGGGAGGTCCTGGCAGGGGCGAACCGCTACCGGGCGGCACGTGGTGAGCGCCCCGCGTACGACCTGAGGCTGGCGGGCGCGGAGGTCGAGGTGGTTTCCGAGAGCGGCCTGGTCATGATGGCCACCGCGCTCGGAGAGCCGGTCAGGGCCGGCACCCTCGTCGTCCCCGGCGGCCGTGCGGCGGCGGCCATGGATGGGCACACCGACCTCGTCGACTGGCTGCGGGAGTGCCGTCCCACCCGGTTGTTGTCGGTCTGTTCCGGAGCGTTCCTCTGCGCACGCGCTGGGTTGCTCAGCGGTCGCCGGGTTGCCACCCACTGGTCCGTGTCCAAGGACCTCGGTCGGCGATTCTCCGATCTCACCGTCGACCACGACGCTCTCTACGTGCACGACGGCCCGGTCTGGACGTCGGGTGGTGTCACCGCAGGAATCGACCTGGCACTGGCCGTCGTGGCGGCCGACCACGGACCACGGGTCGCCCAGGAGATCGCCCGCTGGCTGGTGATGTTTCTGCATCGGCCCGGCCAGCAGGCCCAGTTCTCCGGCCCCGTGTGGTTGGAACGTGCCACCGAGAAGCGGGTAGCCGCCGTTCAGCGTGCCATCGAGGCCGACCCGACGGCGACACACCGCGTCGATGACCTCGCCGCGCAGTTCGCCATGTCGCCTCGACACTTCCAGCGCCTCTTCGCGCGTGAGACGGGACTCACCGTCGGGCGCTACCGCACCGAACTTCGCCTGGAGACCGCCAAACGCCTTCTGGTGCAGTCCGACCTCGCCCTCGATGTGGTGGCGACCAGGTCGGGATTCGGGTCCGCCGAGTCGCTTCGACGTGTCTTCAGTGAACGACTCGGCACGACCCCGGGCGCGTTCCGCGCACGCTTCTCGATGCTCTGA
- a CDS encoding NTP transferase domain-containing protein: MIIAAGGGRRIGGPEALLRQGDKPLVNQMIDTMTEAGCEQIVVVLGAAAEQVQEAADLDKATVVINKAWGTGVGSSIRAGLAAMGDEGIEAVVVVPVDMPGLTATAVSRVAALPYPDVLVCATYDGLRGYPMLFGRRHWPGIATLASADVGARPYLLAHKDQIVDIACDSVADGSRVDTPELMELYGLTVPPQRVGV, translated from the coding sequence ATGATCATCGCAGCGGGTGGGGGACGGCGGATCGGTGGTCCCGAGGCGCTGCTGCGCCAGGGGGACAAGCCCCTGGTCAATCAGATGATCGACACGATGACCGAGGCGGGCTGCGAGCAGATCGTGGTCGTGCTGGGCGCCGCCGCGGAGCAGGTCCAGGAGGCCGCCGACCTGGACAAGGCCACCGTTGTGATCAACAAGGCGTGGGGCACCGGGGTCGGCTCGTCCATCCGGGCCGGCCTGGCCGCCATGGGTGACGAGGGGATCGAGGCGGTGGTGGTGGTCCCGGTCGACATGCCGGGTCTGACCGCCACGGCGGTCAGCCGGGTGGCCGCGTTGCCGTACCCGGACGTGTTGGTCTGCGCCACCTACGACGGGTTGCGCGGGTACCCGATGCTCTTCGGCCGCCGGCACTGGCCCGGCATCGCCACGCTGGCCAGCGCCGACGTCGGCGCGCGGCCCTACCTGCTGGCGCACAAGGACCAGATCGTCGACATCGCCTGCGACTCGGTGGCCGACGGCAGCCGGGTGGACACGCCGGAGCTGATGGAGCTCTACGGGCTCACCGTCCCGCCGCAACGGGTGGGGGTTTGA
- a CDS encoding carbohydrate ABC transporter permease has translation MVIYPLLWVVMSALKTDSEVIRQPLSLIPAKLNWDNFGRAWGAGHLGSFFLNTVLVLAGSVTLTMLLGSMAAYALARYEFRGNRLIYYVFLSGLTLPIYLAAVPLFKGVYNTSVHLPLLGPNKHLMLILVYVAWSLSFTVFFMHSFFRTLPNSIAEAAMVDGASHSRLFFSVMLPMSKPGLISIGIFNVLGQWNQWYLPTLLMQSVAGEPKNQVIAQGLIELSVNQGYKSDWSGLFAGVTMAMLPVLVVYIIFQRQVQSGLAAGVGK, from the coding sequence ATGGTGATCTACCCGCTGCTGTGGGTGGTGATGTCGGCGCTGAAGACCGACTCGGAGGTCATCCGCCAGCCCCTGTCCCTGATTCCCGCCAAGCTCAACTGGGACAACTTCGGCCGAGCCTGGGGCGCGGGGCACCTCGGGTCGTTCTTCCTCAACACCGTGCTGGTGTTGGCCGGCAGCGTCACCCTGACCATGCTGCTGGGCTCGATGGCCGCGTACGCGTTGGCCCGCTACGAGTTCCGGGGCAACCGGCTGATCTACTACGTGTTCCTTTCTGGCCTGACCCTGCCGATCTACCTGGCCGCGGTGCCGCTGTTCAAGGGCGTCTACAACACGAGCGTCCACCTGCCGCTGCTGGGCCCGAACAAGCACCTCATGCTGATCCTGGTGTACGTGGCCTGGTCGCTGTCGTTCACCGTCTTCTTCATGCACTCGTTCTTCCGGACGCTGCCCAACTCCATCGCCGAGGCGGCCATGGTGGACGGCGCGTCGCACAGCCGGCTCTTCTTCAGCGTGATGCTGCCGATGTCCAAGCCCGGTCTGATCAGCATCGGCATCTTCAACGTGCTGGGTCAGTGGAACCAGTGGTACCTGCCGACCCTGCTCATGCAGTCGGTCGCCGGGGAACCGAAGAACCAGGTGATCGCCCAGGGCCTGATCGAACTCTCGGTCAACCAGGGCTACAAGTCCGACTGGTCGGGTCTGTTCGCCGGGGTGACCATGGCGATGCTCCCGGTGCTCGTGGTCTACATCATCTTCCAGCGGCAGGTGCAGTCCGGCCTCGCCGCGGGGGTCGGCAAGTAG
- a CDS encoding ABC transporter ATP-binding protein codes for MRYLWWLTRRQPGRVLRGSLLGTAWMVGLAARPYLIARAVDDGLRAHDTRALAFWVAAIIVAGMALSFLGTMRHRTMTFIREDAKARSAEVLLRHLSRIGAVLPRRVASGEVSTIGGSDIDWTAQVLTLTGPGVGAVVAYGVIAVVLWSISPMLALCVLVGVPAVGLVVGPLLRRLERAESVYRKQQGALTARSGDIVAGLRVLAGVGGRGLFASRYAARSQELRVEGYRVGAVISWIDAATVAIPGLFLAAVVWLTARMAVTGDVSIGELVAVYGYVATLIVPVWFLLEGSHQLIRGRVAARRITDLLTVTSDDVGGPGRRWSGPVPEARQPAASAAPAGPADLHDPVTGLTVRAGRLTGVAADDPAAALALADRLGRYVVSDTTWGGAPLAGVALDEVRARILVADHDSYLFAGTLRDVLRAGADDDDDRVDAALRTASAEDVVDALPAGLDTPVDSRARTLSGGQRQRVRLARALLAEPEVLLLVDPTSAVDAHTEARIAERLRVARAGRTTVLIATSPLLLGRADLVAHLSGGRITATGSHADLLESDADYRQLVARGSDDPDQAPADTEEAYR; via the coding sequence ATGCGATACCTGTGGTGGCTCACCCGCCGCCAACCCGGGCGGGTGCTACGCGGCAGCCTGCTCGGCACGGCCTGGATGGTCGGTCTCGCGGCCCGGCCCTACCTGATCGCCCGCGCCGTCGACGACGGTCTACGCGCCCACGACACCCGGGCGCTGGCGTTCTGGGTCGCGGCGATCATCGTCGCGGGAATGGCTCTGTCGTTCCTCGGCACCATGCGGCACCGCACCATGACCTTCATCCGGGAGGACGCCAAGGCCCGCTCCGCCGAGGTCCTGCTGCGCCACCTGTCCCGGATCGGCGCGGTGCTCCCCCGCCGGGTCGCCTCCGGCGAGGTGTCCACCATCGGCGGCTCCGACATCGACTGGACGGCGCAGGTGCTGACGCTGACCGGGCCGGGCGTCGGAGCGGTGGTCGCCTACGGGGTGATCGCGGTCGTGCTCTGGTCGATCTCCCCGATGCTCGCGCTCTGCGTGCTGGTCGGGGTGCCGGCGGTCGGGCTGGTCGTCGGGCCGCTGCTGCGCCGCCTGGAGCGGGCCGAGTCGGTCTACCGCAAACAGCAGGGCGCGCTCACCGCCCGCTCCGGGGACATCGTGGCCGGGCTGCGGGTGCTCGCCGGGGTGGGCGGTCGGGGCCTGTTCGCCAGCCGGTACGCGGCCAGGTCACAGGAGCTACGCGTCGAGGGCTACCGGGTGGGCGCGGTCATCAGCTGGATCGACGCGGCGACGGTGGCCATCCCCGGGCTGTTCCTGGCGGCGGTGGTGTGGCTGACGGCCCGGATGGCGGTGACGGGTGACGTCTCGATCGGTGAGCTGGTCGCCGTCTACGGCTACGTGGCGACCCTGATCGTGCCGGTCTGGTTCCTGCTGGAGGGCAGTCACCAGCTGATCCGGGGGCGGGTCGCCGCCCGACGGATCACCGACCTGCTCACCGTGACCTCGGACGACGTCGGCGGCCCCGGCCGTCGGTGGTCTGGTCCGGTGCCCGAGGCACGGCAACCGGCTGCCTCGGCCGCGCCGGCCGGCCCGGCCGACCTGCACGACCCGGTGACCGGGCTGACCGTGCGAGCCGGCAGGCTGACCGGGGTGGCTGCCGACGACCCGGCGGCGGCGCTGGCTCTCGCCGACCGGCTCGGCCGGTACGTCGTCAGCGACACCACCTGGGGCGGGGCGCCGCTGGCCGGGGTCGCCCTGGACGAGGTCCGGGCCCGGATCCTCGTCGCCGACCACGACTCGTACCTCTTCGCCGGAACGCTGCGCGACGTCCTGCGAGCCGGGGCCGACGACGATGACGACCGGGTGGACGCGGCCCTGCGGACGGCCTCGGCCGAGGACGTCGTCGACGCCCTGCCGGCCGGGCTGGACACCCCGGTCGACTCCCGGGCCCGGACCCTCTCCGGCGGCCAGCGCCAACGGGTCCGCCTGGCGCGGGCGCTCCTCGCCGAGCCGGAGGTGCTGCTCCTGGTCGACCCGACGTCGGCGGTGGACGCGCACACCGAGGCGCGGATCGCCGAGCGGTTGCGGGTCGCGCGGGCCGGGCGGACGACGGTGCTGATCGCCACGTCACCGCTGCTGCTCGGCCGGGCCGACCTGGTGGCGCACCTCAGCGGGGGCCGGATCACCGCCACCGGCAGCCACGCCGACCTGCTCGAATCCGACGCCGACTACCGGCAACTGGTGGCCCGGGGCAGCGACGATCCGGACCAGGCACCCGCCGACACCGAGGAGGCGTACCGGTGA
- a CDS encoding bifunctional 3'-5' exonuclease/DNA polymerase, producing the protein MSEGRGRIMFVLVAVVSDERGGGVLCPLDSAGRPAGPTEVVTDLAAAVAAREAAGHPRWVWSGSASVYPALLRAGVRVDRCHDVELTEALLLGHAGRWGEPRSLAAAWARLTGAAVPPDPPPRAAAPPGHGQGALFDTLPGPPGPGIEALTQVYADQLARITRTEHPGRFRLLVAAESAGALIAVEMGVAGLPWRADVHNEILHELLGEASPVGGPPRRLAELAARIAEALGVRHLHADSPAELLKAFARVGVELPNTRAWVLRGVDHPAVPLVLEYKELYRIWTAHGWAWREQWVRGGRFQPEYVPGGVVSGRWATRGGGALQIPKVIRRAVVADPGWRLVVADAGQLEPRVLAAVSGDARLAAAGGAGDLYAALARDSFGGDRAKAKVALLGAMYGQTGGAAVPALAVLKRSYPTAFGYVEAAARTGETGGLVRSWLGRTCPPGSAGFGDLDDASADPEGAADPQSPRARAARSRGRFTRNFVIQATAAEWASTLLATLRTELTGTDAELVFFQHDEVVVHAPADQADAVADAVTRSGERASALLFGATPVRFPLDLSVVDCYADAA; encoded by the coding sequence CTGTCGGAGGGGAGAGGCAGAATCATGTTCGTGCTGGTGGCGGTGGTCTCCGACGAGCGGGGTGGGGGAGTGCTCTGCCCGCTCGACTCCGCCGGTCGCCCGGCCGGCCCGACCGAGGTCGTCACTGATCTGGCCGCCGCCGTCGCCGCGCGGGAGGCCGCCGGGCACCCCCGCTGGGTCTGGTCCGGCTCCGCCTCGGTCTACCCGGCCTTGCTGCGCGCCGGCGTCCGGGTCGACAGGTGCCACGACGTGGAGTTGACCGAGGCGTTGCTGCTGGGGCACGCGGGCCGCTGGGGCGAGCCCCGCTCCCTGGCCGCCGCGTGGGCCCGGCTGACCGGCGCGGCGGTGCCACCCGACCCGCCGCCACGTGCCGCCGCGCCACCCGGGCACGGCCAGGGTGCGCTCTTCGACACCCTGCCCGGTCCGCCGGGCCCGGGCATCGAGGCACTGACCCAGGTGTACGCCGACCAGCTCGCCCGCATCACGAGGACCGAGCACCCCGGCCGGTTCCGGTTGCTGGTGGCCGCCGAGTCGGCCGGCGCGTTGATCGCGGTGGAGATGGGCGTCGCCGGGCTGCCCTGGCGTGCCGACGTGCACAACGAGATCCTGCACGAGCTGCTCGGTGAGGCGTCCCCGGTCGGTGGGCCGCCACGCCGACTCGCCGAGCTGGCCGCCCGGATCGCCGAGGCGCTCGGCGTTCGCCACCTGCACGCCGACTCCCCGGCGGAGCTGCTGAAGGCGTTCGCCCGGGTCGGGGTGGAGCTGCCCAACACCCGGGCCTGGGTGTTGCGCGGGGTGGACCATCCGGCGGTGCCTCTGGTGTTGGAATACAAGGAGCTCTACCGGATCTGGACGGCGCACGGCTGGGCCTGGCGTGAGCAGTGGGTGCGGGGCGGCCGGTTCCAACCGGAGTACGTGCCGGGTGGTGTCGTCTCCGGCCGGTGGGCCACCCGGGGTGGTGGCGCGTTGCAGATCCCGAAGGTGATCCGCCGGGCGGTGGTGGCCGATCCGGGCTGGCGGTTGGTGGTCGCTGACGCCGGCCAGTTGGAGCCTCGGGTGCTCGCCGCGGTGTCCGGCGACGCCCGGTTGGCGGCGGCGGGCGGCGCCGGCGATCTCTACGCGGCCCTTGCCCGGGACTCGTTCGGCGGCGACCGGGCCAAGGCCAAGGTGGCGCTGCTGGGCGCGATGTACGGGCAGACCGGCGGTGCCGCGGTGCCCGCGTTGGCGGTGCTGAAACGCAGTTACCCGACGGCGTTCGGTTACGTCGAGGCGGCGGCCCGTACCGGTGAGACGGGTGGGCTGGTGCGGTCGTGGCTGGGGCGGACGTGCCCGCCCGGCTCGGCCGGGTTCGGCGATCTCGACGACGCGTCAGCCGATCCGGAAGGGGCGGCCGATCCACAGAGTCCGCGGGCCCGTGCGGCGCGATCCCGGGGTCGTTTCACCCGCAACTTCGTCATCCAGGCCACGGCCGCCGAGTGGGCCTCCACGTTGCTGGCCACGCTGCGGACGGAGTTGACCGGCACCGATGCCGAGCTGGTCTTCTTCCAGCACGACGAGGTGGTCGTGCACGCTCCCGCCGATCAGGCGGATGCGGTCGCCGACGCGGTCACCCGGTCCGGCGAGCGGGCGTCCGCGCTGCTCTTCGGTGCGACGCCGGTACGGTTTCCACTCGATCTGTCCGTCGTCGACTGCTACGCCGACGCGGCCTGA
- a CDS encoding helix-turn-helix domain-containing protein has product MPDQADRVARVLDGLGFRSQLGITPKRAARLVRFDHAVHLLAAGHAAAAVATESGYVDQSHLHRDVLAFAGQTPTAVAAAPWLAIDEIAWPASSPTRRWCLKPPPVAAGR; this is encoded by the coding sequence GTGCCCGACCAGGCGGACCGGGTGGCGAGGGTGCTCGACGGCCTCGGCTTCCGGTCCCAACTGGGCATCACACCCAAACGGGCCGCCCGACTGGTGCGGTTCGACCATGCCGTCCACCTTCTCGCCGCAGGTCATGCCGCCGCCGCGGTTGCCACCGAGAGCGGCTACGTCGACCAGTCACACCTGCACCGCGACGTGTTGGCGTTCGCCGGGCAGACGCCTACGGCCGTGGCCGCCGCGCCGTGGCTGGCGATCGACGAGATTGCGTGGCCCGCCTCGTCGCCCACCCGCCGCTGGTGCCTCAAACCCCCACCCGTTGCGGCGGGACGGTGA
- a CDS encoding ABC transporter ATP-binding protein produces the protein MISRHRRAVGVVLGLHSAAAVAGLAPPWLLGTIVDRVTAGAGVATVDRLALAIAGCVVVSALLSRYAQYAGHRFGERAVAELREEFVSRTLGLPVSVVERAGSGDLATRSSVDVATVGTTVRDVVPTIVIASVQLMLLFGAVFLLHPLLGLAALAGLPSIVAVTRWYLRRASSAYLTEGAAAAELTETLTTTAEGARTVEALRLTDDRVRHGTDRITRVWRARRATLALRTVFFSVVEASYPLPVALVLLVGGYLLSRDMVSLGAVVAAALYLQQAIEPLDRLLQWTEQAQRGFASYARVLGVGLVPGEPPGRTATSRGERLVVRGARFSYADGPDVLHGIDLEVQPGERLAVVGPSGAGKSTLARLLAGIDAPRQGVVSIGGCPVTDLDPAERRRRIALVTQEHHVFIGSVRDNLSFAAPDASDEQMRAALGTVGADWFAQMPEGLDATLGDGARQLGAAEAQQLALARLVLADPHTLILDEATAALDPTTARRTERALAAVLVGRTVIAIAHRLNTAHDADRVAVLADGRITEIGSHDDLVAAGGAYADLWRSWHTPSDEHRR, from the coding sequence ATGATCAGCCGGCACCGGCGCGCGGTCGGGGTCGTGCTGGGGCTGCACAGCGCCGCCGCGGTCGCCGGGCTCGCCCCACCGTGGCTGCTGGGCACCATCGTCGACCGGGTCACCGCGGGCGCCGGTGTGGCCACAGTGGACCGGCTGGCGCTGGCCATCGCCGGCTGCGTCGTGGTCAGCGCGCTGCTCTCCCGCTACGCGCAGTACGCCGGCCACCGTTTCGGTGAGCGCGCCGTCGCGGAGCTACGCGAGGAGTTCGTCTCCCGAACCCTCGGGCTGCCGGTCTCGGTGGTCGAGCGCGCCGGCTCCGGGGACCTGGCCACCCGCAGTTCGGTCGACGTGGCGACGGTCGGGACGACGGTCCGGGACGTGGTGCCCACCATCGTCATCGCCTCGGTGCAGTTGATGCTGCTGTTCGGCGCGGTCTTCCTGTTGCACCCGCTGCTCGGGCTGGCGGCGCTGGCCGGGCTCCCGTCGATCGTGGCGGTCACCCGCTGGTACCTACGCCGGGCCAGTTCCGCGTACCTCACCGAGGGCGCGGCGGCAGCCGAGTTGACCGAGACGCTCACCACCACCGCCGAGGGCGCCCGCACGGTCGAGGCGCTGCGGCTGACCGACGACCGCGTCCGGCACGGCACCGATCGGATCACCCGGGTATGGCGGGCCCGACGGGCGACCCTCGCGCTGCGTACGGTGTTCTTCTCGGTCGTCGAGGCCAGCTATCCGCTGCCGGTCGCCCTGGTGCTGCTCGTCGGGGGTTACCTGCTCTCCCGGGACATGGTCTCGCTCGGCGCGGTGGTCGCCGCCGCGCTCTACCTGCAGCAGGCGATCGAGCCGTTGGACCGGTTGTTGCAGTGGACGGAGCAGGCGCAGCGGGGCTTCGCGTCGTACGCCCGGGTGCTCGGCGTCGGCCTGGTCCCGGGGGAGCCGCCGGGCCGCACGGCCACGTCACGGGGAGAACGGCTCGTCGTCCGCGGCGCGCGGTTCTCCTACGCGGACGGGCCGGACGTGCTGCACGGCATCGACCTGGAGGTGCAGCCCGGTGAGCGGTTGGCAGTGGTGGGTCCGTCGGGGGCCGGCAAGTCCACCCTGGCCCGGCTGCTGGCCGGGATCGACGCGCCCCGGCAGGGCGTCGTCAGCATCGGTGGCTGCCCGGTGACCGACCTCGACCCGGCCGAACGTCGCCGCCGGATCGCCCTGGTCACCCAGGAGCACCACGTCTTCATCGGCTCGGTACGGGACAATTTGTCGTTCGCCGCACCGGACGCCTCCGACGAGCAGATGCGGGCCGCGCTCGGCACCGTGGGCGCCGACTGGTTCGCGCAGATGCCGGAAGGGCTGGACGCCACCCTCGGCGACGGCGCCCGGCAGCTCGGCGCGGCGGAGGCTCAGCAACTCGCCCTGGCTCGGCTGGTGCTCGCCGACCCGCACACGCTGATCCTCGACGAGGCGACCGCAGCGCTCGATCCGACCACGGCCCGTCGTACCGAACGGGCACTGGCCGCCGTGCTGGTCGGGCGGACCGTCATCGCGATCGCGCACCGGCTCAACACCGCGCACGACGCCGACCGGGTGGCAGTGCTGGCGGACGGCCGGATCACCGAGATCGGCAGCCACGACGACCTGGTCGCGGCCGGCGGGGCGTACGCCGACCTGTGGCGCTCCTGGCACACACCGTCCGACGAGCACCGGAGATGA
- a CDS encoding DJ-1/PfpI family protein — protein sequence MTHVVIPLYDRFTALDVIGVYQPLALTPGIDVVLVAERTGPVRDDCQMVSLVAEIALQDVEATDVLVVPGGPGTIQALTGPLPGWIRRIHDTTTFTTSVCSGSILLGAAGLLRGRRGTSHYRAAQELVRFGAEPTDQRVVEEPDARIITAAGVSSGIDMGLRLVELLTDRTTAETIQLWMEYDPQPPFDSGHPSRATPEVLARAAAYDSAARVAH from the coding sequence GTGACCCACGTCGTCATACCTCTGTACGACCGTTTCACCGCTCTGGACGTCATCGGCGTCTACCAGCCACTGGCCCTCACCCCGGGCATCGACGTGGTCCTCGTCGCCGAACGCACCGGTCCCGTTCGGGACGACTGTCAGATGGTCTCCCTGGTGGCGGAGATCGCGCTCCAAGACGTGGAAGCGACCGACGTTCTCGTCGTCCCGGGAGGACCAGGGACCATTCAGGCTCTCACCGGGCCGCTGCCGGGCTGGATCAGACGAATCCACGACACGACGACGTTCACGACCTCCGTGTGCTCCGGCTCGATCCTCCTGGGGGCCGCCGGACTGCTTCGGGGACGACGAGGCACCAGCCACTACCGCGCCGCGCAGGAGTTGGTCCGCTTCGGCGCCGAGCCGACGGACCAGCGAGTCGTCGAAGAGCCGGACGCCCGCATCATCACGGCGGCCGGTGTGTCGAGCGGCATCGACATGGGACTGAGACTCGTCGAACTCCTCACCGACCGGACGACCGCGGAGACCATCCAACTGTGGATGGAGTACGACCCACAACCGCCGTTTGACAGCGGCCACCCGTCCCGCGCGACCCCCGAGGTGCTCGCCCGAGCGGCGGCGTACGACAGCGCGGCCAGGGTGGCGCACTGA